One Sebastes umbrosus isolate fSebUmb1 chromosome 6, fSebUmb1.pri, whole genome shotgun sequence DNA window includes the following coding sequences:
- the si:ch211-148l7.4 gene encoding zinc finger protein 271, whose translation MDGVSWGTTRAQESFRGSRTATDTLSRLASFIATKQHTQNKRQQQPSHLPTYVCQECGKGFPYATDLLHHQELEHTLPKPHRCPSCGQEFSLRSSLQLHTCNHDSPPCELCHGESQLSSPCPACATRSSDPGRQQDKSPHLLDGSPYACALCGRGFSQKQALLQHQQAGCSEPPSPSDTVDASSLPDDSPPVSEGDSTRSDSSDTPGPSSRAVNVCQFCLKTFRTDVGLQRHEQANHAEEQLIARQGQKTKGEGTGGEARKGGSTKVNGDLIKMPKYKTKLLDCRSCDMVFRSTSKLYMHRKEKHSREKNIMSEPMPVIRRIRRPGTYPCQVCGKVFVHHLSLKAHCRQHSASSFTAIKNNSQPVECTTKDSELSENRPNTVKSSIAENKTVKAGPGRPRKVARLDNKVTDPGRCREVPEVVEEEDDDDEEEEDDEEEELEREFPCPSCAEVFSLQSQLREHVELHQSSVKRRQCSVCTNEMDTCKWPGSKRQRLYHCVPCQQGFSALDSFLEHCQEHLRVRVEEDNITEGYTQQASKA comes from the coding sequence atggatggagtcAGCTGGGGCACCACAAGGGCCCAGGAGTCGTTCAGAGGCTCCAGGACCGCCACAGATACACTATCCAGGCTCGCCAGCTTCATCGCCactaaacaacacacacaaaacaagaggcagcagcagccatcCCACTTGCCTACGTATGTTTGTCAAGAATGTGGTAAGGGCTTCCCTTATGCAACAGATCTGTTGCATCACCAGGAACTAGAGCACACATTACCCAAGCCTCACCGGTGTCCGTCTTGTGGGCAGGAGTTCTCCCTGAGATCGTCCTTACAGCTACATACATGTAATCATGACTCTCCCCCATGTGAGCTTTGTCATGGAGAGTCACAGCTGAGTTCTCCGTGCCCTGCGTGTGCGACTCGCTCCTCAGATCCTGGCAGGCAGCAGGACAAGTCACCTCATCTCCTGGACGGTAGTCCTTACGCATGTGCCCTGTGTGGGAGAGGCTTCAGCCAGAAGCAGGCTCTGCTGCAACATCAGCAAGCTGGTTGTAGTGAACCACCGTCCCCATCAGATACAGTTGACGCAAGTAGCCTTCCAGATGATTCTCCACCTGTTTCTGAGGGAGACTCGACCCGCTCTGATTCTTCAGACACCCCAgggcccagcagcagagctgtcAATGTGTGCCAATTCTGTTTGAAAACGTTCCGCACAGATGTTGGACTGCAACGCCATGAACAGGCCAACCATGCAGAGGAGCAGCTGATAGCTCGACAGGGACAAAAGACCAAAGGAGAAGGTACTGGTGGAGAAGCAAGGAAAGGAGGGAGTACCAAGGTGAATGGAGATCTAattaaaatgccaaaatacaaaacaaagctTCTGGACTGCCGCTCTTGCGACATGGTTTTCAGGAGCACCTCTAAGTTGTACATGCACAGAAAAGAGAAgcacagcagagagaaaaatattATGAGTGAACCGATGCCTGTCATTCGCAGGATCAGGAGACCAGGCACGTATCCATGTCAGGTGTGCGGCAAAGTCTTCGTCCATCATTTATCACTTAAGGCACATTGCAGACAGCACTCAGCGTCAAGCTTCACCGCAATCAAAAACAACAGCCAGCCTGTAGAATGTACCACCAAAGACTCCGAGTTATCAGAAAATAGACCAAATACAGTAAAAAGCAGCATAGCAGAAAACAAGACTGTTAAGGCTGGTCCAGGGAGGCCCAGGAAAGTGGCCAGATTAGACAACAAGGTTACGGATCCAGGGAGATGTAGGGAAGTGCCTgaagtggtggaggaggaggacgacgacgacgaggaggaggaggatgatgaggaggaggaactgGAGAGAGAGTTCCCATGCCCCTCCTGTGCTGAGGTTTTCTCTCTGCAGTCGCAGCTAAGGGAGCACGTGGAGCTCCACCAGTCCTCCGTGAAGAGGAGACAGTGCAGTGTGTGCACTAACGAGATGGACACCTGTAAATGGCCGGGCTCAAAGAGGCAGAGGCTGTACCACTGTGTGCCTTGCCAGCAGGGTTTCTCAGCACTGGACTCTTTCCTAGAACACTGTCAGGAGCATCTGCGAGTCAGGGTGGAGGAGGACAATATCACAGAGGGCTACACACAGCAGGCCAGCAAAGCCTGA